TTACTTGAAATATATTATGAGCAACAGTTATGGGACCAGCTCTATAACTTAATCAATAATCTAACAGATGTAAAAAGAGTTCATATACTACCGCGTAAATATCAATTATTTGTAAGGCAGTTTGGAGGCGCACACATTGAAAAAGGGGATTAATATATATATCGGGATTATTAGTATCATTTTATTTCTCTTAATTTTATCCATCCTTATATATCGAACAGAAAATTTTTATCAAAAGTTTTCTGTTCCTAAAACTAAAGAAACAGATACTGTTAAAACACTCAAAGCAAAAGATGTAACTCAAAATGGACAAAAAATGGAATTATACGTTTTAAAAACGGATAATACATTAGGGCAACAAGTCGAATTTAATACGAAGAAGGCAATGGATTACGCACACCTACACTATAAAGATATTACAGCTAATGAAATTAAGGGACTTACTCCCTCTCCCTATACAGGGATTATTATTACAGGTGAAATAATGGAGCAACTTCCACAAGCTGATATTCAAAATTTTGTACAAATGGGCGGAAGGATTATTATCGCAAACCGACTTGATTCAGATCCTTCCTGGAACACATTATTTGGTATTACAAAAAAAGAAGGCTTCAAAGATGCGAAAGGATTAACCTTTGAAGAAGTTTTATTCCCTGGTTATCCAGATCTCCCAAGTTCTTCTCCATTGTTTACTCATAGCTCAATGAATATTACGCTAGATGAGAATACAACTAATACTTGGATTACAGCGGAAGATACTCCCATCCTCTGGACCAATGACTACGGTGAAGGAAAAGTCTTATATTGGAATACAACAGCATTGAACGATAAATTAGGTAGAGGTATGTTCGTTCAATCACTGGGTACTATTTTCCCGACTTTCGCTACAGCACAACTTGGAGCGGAGATTATGTATATCGATGACTTCCCATCTCCAATTCCAAGTGGAGAACTAAAAAACTTAACAACAGAAAAAATTTCTGTTGAAGAATTTTATAAAAAACATTGGTGGAAAAATATGAAGGATATCTCTGAAGAGCTTGATATTAAATATACGGGTGTTGCAATTGGGACATACCAAAATAAAGTAACGCCACCTTTTGAAGATTTCACAGGTAAAAATAGAAATACCTATTTATTATTTGGGAGAGAATTATTAAGTCACGGCGGGGAAATAGGCATTCATGGCTATAACCATCAACCTTTATTATTACCACCAGACCCAGTAGATAAAGCACTTGAATATGTTCCATGGAATTCAAAAGAGGATATGGAGAGCTCCTTAGATGCTCTACAAAAACTCGTGTATAACTTCTTTCCAAATGAAAAGTTAAAAACCTATGTACCACCATCCAATATTATAAATACAACTGGATTAAGTGCATTAAACGACGCAGTTCCAACTATAGAAACAGTTGCTTCTCTATATGTGGGGAGTAAAAGTAACGGTAGTTTAATTCAAGAATTTGGACCAGATGAACATAACAAAAACATTTATCACTTCCCGCGTATTACGAGTGGCTATGCTATCACAGATGAAGAGCAATTTATCTTAACTGATGTTACCGCAAATTTAGGGGTTATCTCACATTTCGTCCATCCGGATGATATCCTTGATGAAAAACGCTCGGGTAACTTAACATGGGAAGAATTATTTAAGGCTTATAAAACGACAATTAAAGAAATACGAGAAAGATATCCTTATATAAAAAGTATGACCCAAAGTGAAGCAACTGCTTCTATGAAAATTTATCAAACTGGTGACCTAGATGTCTCTTATGAAGATGATGCTGTTCACATTGCATATAAAGGGTTACCAAACCATACTTCAACAATTATACGTGTAGAAGAAGGTAAGAAGATACAACCTGGCTCATTCTCTTACGGTACAGTTAAAAAGCTTGATTCCCAAATTTATAGCGTTACGTTAACGAAAGCCAGCGCTACGATCCCAATTAAAGGAGAATAACAGATGAGAATAGGTTTGGTCGTTGAAGGCAGCTACCCCTTTGTAAGTGGAGGGGTAGCAAGCTGGGTTCAAATGATTATCCAGCAGTTTAAAGAACATGAATTTACGATTTTTGCGATAGTCCCTCAAGTAAAAACAGAAGATGAATATCAATATGAAATTCCAAGCAACGTAAAAGATATCATTATGATTCCTTTGCAATCAGAAAATGAAGCAAAACATATAAAAACTAATTTAACTGAACAAGAAGTGCAGACACTTCAAAAATGGTTTACATTTCAAGCCAACGATACAACAGCATTACAAATATTAGGTAATAAACAAAAGCTAGGAACACTCCATTCCTTCTTCGAAAGCCGTGAGTTTTATGAGATTGTTAAAGAAAGCTATTTATATGAAGAAAGTAGTGGATCCTTCTTAAATTACTTTTGGATGTGGAGATCTATGTTCACACCAATCATTCAAATTTTACAAATTGATTTTCCTGAATTAGATCTTATTCATTCTGTATCGACAGGATATGGTGGATTACTTGGTGCTGCAATTAGTGCCAAGTCCGATATACCATTTATTCTAACTGAGCACGGTATTTATTCTCGAGAGCGTGAAGAAGAAATACTACAATCTACTTGGATACCAATTGAATACAAAAAAAGATGGGTTTCTTTCTTTCATCACTTGTCTCATCAAGCATACGAACAAGCTGCTGATGTAATTACGTTGTTCGGCCGAAATAGTGCATATCAAAAAGAATTAGGTGCCCCGGCTCATAAACTAAAAATCGTTCCAAATGGCGTTACTTTATCTGACTATAAAGGGTTACGTAAACCAAAATACAATTCGGATAAACTCATCATTTCCGCTATTATACGAGTTGTGCCAATTAAAGATGTAAAAACAATGATTTATGCAGCTAAATTATTATTGGAAAAAGACATTCCATTTATATTTTACTTGCTAGGTCCTGATACGGAAGAAGCAGAATATGCTCAGGAATGTCGTGATTTAATTCAACAATTAGGATTAGAAGAGCATGTAATAATGACCGGCAAAGTAAATATTAAAGATTACTTAAAACAAACAGATCTTCTCGTATTAACAAGTATATCTGAAGGACAACCATTAGCTATGTTAGAAGGAATGGCAGCAGGATTACCATGGGTTGTTACAGATGTCGGCTCTTGTAAGGAATTAATTTACGGACAAGATGGAGATCCTTACGGACAATGTGGATTTGTTGTACCACCTGTATCTCCTGAACAAGTTGCCATTCATTTAGAGTGGTATTATCGTCACCCTGAATCCATTCAACAATTTGGTGATAATGGGCGCAATCGTATTGAAGCGCACTATCAATTATCAGGCGTCGTTGATAGTTATCGTAAGCTTTACTTAGAAAGAGGTAAAAAAACATGGCAGGAATAGGATTTCGTTTACAAAAATTATTCCAAGAAGACTACTATTCTTCAAGAATAAAGGCGTACGGATTTTCATTATTTGTTACAGCTGGTCCGTGGTTAGTCGTTATTTTAGCAGTAACAGCTATTCGATACATTTTAAGTTTGTTCCATTCTATTCCAACCGAAGAACAGCGCCTTTTCACAATTTCAATTTCATACTGCTTTATTTTTTCTCAAATCATATATGGTGCCTTGCAACTCATCGTAACTAGATATGTGGCTGACCTTTTATACGAGCAAAAAGCTGATAAAGTATTTTCTTCCTTTTTAGGAATGACGAAAATCACACTTTTCTTAGCTATTATCTTATGGCTTTTGTTTGCAATTTTTACACCATTAGCCTTGTATTATAAAATCGTGATGCTATTTTTATTTTTAGCTTTAAACATCATTTGGATTCAATCCATTTATTTAACAGCAGCTAAAGATTATCAGTCCATCGCTCTTGCATTTTTAATTGGTTCCATTTTCTCCTTATCTGGAATTGCGCTTATCGCTTACTGGCATCCAACACTTGGAATAGAACATGGATTTTCCCTATTACTTTTAATTTCTTTTACAATCGGGACTTTCATTACATTAGTGTGGTTAAGTATAGTTATTGTACGAATGTTCCCAAATAGTGATGCTACCGAACAATTTACCTTCCTTTCTTACTTAGATAAATATCCGGAACTATTTTGGTCAAGCTTACTTTACAATATTGGCATTTGGGTATGTAACTTTGTTATTTGGTTCGGAGAAGGGCGAGGAAATATTGAAAACACGTTTATTTATCATCAAATGTATGATACCTCTGTTTTCTGGGCTTATTTAAGCATTATCCCAACCTATATTTTCTTCGTAGTATCCATTGAAACAAGGTTTTATGAACGGTATAAGAAGTTCTTCGGTTCAGTTAACAATGGGGCGACATTAAATACAATTTTACAATTAAAAGAATCAATGAACTTTGTCCTAAAG
This Bacillus mycoides DNA region includes the following protein-coding sequences:
- the pelG gene encoding exopolysaccharide Pel transporter PelG; the protein is MAGIGFRLQKLFQEDYYSSRIKAYGFSLFVTAGPWLVVILAVTAIRYILSLFHSIPTEEQRLFTISISYCFIFSQIIYGALQLIVTRYVADLLYEQKADKVFSSFLGMTKITLFLAIILWLLFAIFTPLALYYKIVMLFLFLALNIIWIQSIYLTAAKDYQSIALAFLIGSIFSLSGIALIAYWHPTLGIEHGFSLLLLISFTIGTFITLVWLSIVIVRMFPNSDATEQFTFLSYLDKYPELFWSSLLYNIGIWVCNFVIWFGEGRGNIENTFIYHQMYDTSVFWAYLSIIPTYIFFVVSIETRFYERYKKFFGSVNNGATLNTILQLKESMNFVLKQEMERILRNQGTFSLLIIFIIWMFSSQSGNVTLEYSILQLTIIGAYANGMVLVITLLLLYFEDRKGAFRTSALFFFANLLLSLLLLPFGFNGYGISFALGSSITFLYAISRLFTYIKDIDYYTFCQSNAPIKRRTFFTKFANKLNGK
- the pelF gene encoding GT4 family glycosyltransferase PelF, which translates into the protein MRIGLVVEGSYPFVSGGVASWVQMIIQQFKEHEFTIFAIVPQVKTEDEYQYEIPSNVKDIIMIPLQSENEAKHIKTNLTEQEVQTLQKWFTFQANDTTALQILGNKQKLGTLHSFFESREFYEIVKESYLYEESSGSFLNYFWMWRSMFTPIIQILQIDFPELDLIHSVSTGYGGLLGAAISAKSDIPFILTEHGIYSREREEEILQSTWIPIEYKKRWVSFFHHLSHQAYEQAADVITLFGRNSAYQKELGAPAHKLKIVPNGVTLSDYKGLRKPKYNSDKLIISAIIRVVPIKDVKTMIYAAKLLLEKDIPFIFYLLGPDTEEAEYAQECRDLIQQLGLEEHVIMTGKVNIKDYLKQTDLLVLTSISEGQPLAMLEGMAAGLPWVVTDVGSCKELIYGQDGDPYGQCGFVVPPVSPEQVAIHLEWYYRHPESIQQFGDNGRNRIEAHYQLSGVVDSYRKLYLERGKKTWQE
- a CDS encoding DUF2194 domain-containing protein — translated: MKKGINIYIGIISIILFLLILSILIYRTENFYQKFSVPKTKETDTVKTLKAKDVTQNGQKMELYVLKTDNTLGQQVEFNTKKAMDYAHLHYKDITANEIKGLTPSPYTGIIITGEIMEQLPQADIQNFVQMGGRIIIANRLDSDPSWNTLFGITKKEGFKDAKGLTFEEVLFPGYPDLPSSSPLFTHSSMNITLDENTTNTWITAEDTPILWTNDYGEGKVLYWNTTALNDKLGRGMFVQSLGTIFPTFATAQLGAEIMYIDDFPSPIPSGELKNLTTEKISVEEFYKKHWWKNMKDISEELDIKYTGVAIGTYQNKVTPPFEDFTGKNRNTYLLFGRELLSHGGEIGIHGYNHQPLLLPPDPVDKALEYVPWNSKEDMESSLDALQKLVYNFFPNEKLKTYVPPSNIINTTGLSALNDAVPTIETVASLYVGSKSNGSLIQEFGPDEHNKNIYHFPRITSGYAITDEEQFILTDVTANLGVISHFVHPDDILDEKRSGNLTWEELFKAYKTTIKEIRERYPYIKSMTQSEATASMKIYQTGDLDVSYEDDAVHIAYKGLPNHTSTIIRVEEGKKIQPGSFSYGTVKKLDSQIYSVTLTKASATIPIKGE